A stretch of Episyrphus balteatus chromosome 2, idEpiBalt1.1, whole genome shotgun sequence DNA encodes these proteins:
- the LOC129908891 gene encoding osteopetrosis-associated transmembrane protein 1 isoform X1, translating into MGGKHFHFIIFVCSFLFVSSTTALNNCTRILNQLGDCQSKYVDCMVKYSSPANSCVGCVEQHKDMTLKYKELESNVNCSKEILNKNRLNVVYNMQNTLVDVWNKGFCDDCFTPDGYPSNETIHFINLTNAFNFCLADKNKTNSICRICSGAYLDLNLFYKQMDETKKGQICFDTQDAMNRTRSHWSKDLNCCHREYSLTLFFIASSLLTALPAVFYFGMFGYTKRMERNHEVLDAGLNNDHPSTSTGLQSARVSNIQQQSENADNSSNFEDIDKLKKQRDLSSLKNLLKENSSNVDENESLKTTSSARPNSSNETQSLIDL; encoded by the exons atggGTGGcaaacattttcattttataatatttgtttGTTCGTTTTTGTTCGTTAGCTCTACAACAGCattaaat AACTGTACCAGAATATTAAATCAACTCGGAGATTGCCAAAGTAAATATGTTGATTGCATGGTCAAGTACTCTTCACCGGCAAACTCTTGTGTGGGTTGTGTGGAGCAGCACAAGGATATGACCCTCAAGTATAAAGAACTTGAGAGTAATGTTAATTGTTCtaaagaaattttaaacaaaaatcgtTTGAATGTTGTGTACAATATGCAAAATACTTTGGTGGATGTCTGGAATAAAGGATTTTGCGATG ATTGTTTTACGCCTGATGGTTATCCATCAAATGaaacaatacattttataaACCTTACCAACGCATTTAATTTCTGCCTTGCTGACAAGAACAAAACTAATTCTATATGCCGAATATGCAGTGGCGCGTAtttagatttaaatttattttacaaacaaatggatgaaacaaaaaaaggacaaaTTTGTTTCGACACACAAGATGCA atGAATAGAACACGTTCACATTGGTCGAAAGATTTGAATTGTTGTCATCGAGAGTATAGTCTTACTTTGTTTTTCATTGCAAGCTCTTTACTTACCGCACTACCAGCTGTTTTCTATTTTGGCATGTTCGGTTATACAAAACGTATGGAAAGAAACCATGAAGTCCTTGATGCTG gTCTTAATAATGACCATCCCTCAACATCCACTGGTTTGCAATCTGCCAGAGTGTCAAATATCCAACAACAATCCGAAAATGCAGATAATTCTTCGAACTTTGAAGACattgataaattgaaaaaacaaagagatttatcttctttaaaaaatctattgaaAGAAAACTCTTCTAATGTAGATGAAAATGAATCTTTAAAAACCACCTCTTCTGCAAGACCTAATTCTTCAAATGAAACTCAAAGTCTCATTGATTTATAA
- the LOC129908891 gene encoding osteopetrosis-associated transmembrane protein 1 isoform X2 produces the protein MVKYSSPANSCVGCVEQHKDMTLKYKELESNVNCSKEILNKNRLNVVYNMQNTLVDVWNKGFCDDCFTPDGYPSNETIHFINLTNAFNFCLADKNKTNSICRICSGAYLDLNLFYKQMDETKKGQICFDTQDAMNRTRSHWSKDLNCCHREYSLTLFFIASSLLTALPAVFYFGMFGYTKRMERNHEVLDAGLNNDHPSTSTGLQSARVSNIQQQSENADNSSNFEDIDKLKKQRDLSSLKNLLKENSSNVDENESLKTTSSARPNSSNETQSLIDL, from the exons ATGGTCAAGTACTCTTCACCGGCAAACTCTTGTGTGGGTTGTGTGGAGCAGCACAAGGATATGACCCTCAAGTATAAAGAACTTGAGAGTAATGTTAATTGTTCtaaagaaattttaaacaaaaatcgtTTGAATGTTGTGTACAATATGCAAAATACTTTGGTGGATGTCTGGAATAAAGGATTTTGCGATG ATTGTTTTACGCCTGATGGTTATCCATCAAATGaaacaatacattttataaACCTTACCAACGCATTTAATTTCTGCCTTGCTGACAAGAACAAAACTAATTCTATATGCCGAATATGCAGTGGCGCGTAtttagatttaaatttattttacaaacaaatggatgaaacaaaaaaaggacaaaTTTGTTTCGACACACAAGATGCA atGAATAGAACACGTTCACATTGGTCGAAAGATTTGAATTGTTGTCATCGAGAGTATAGTCTTACTTTGTTTTTCATTGCAAGCTCTTTACTTACCGCACTACCAGCTGTTTTCTATTTTGGCATGTTCGGTTATACAAAACGTATGGAAAGAAACCATGAAGTCCTTGATGCTG gTCTTAATAATGACCATCCCTCAACATCCACTGGTTTGCAATCTGCCAGAGTGTCAAATATCCAACAACAATCCGAAAATGCAGATAATTCTTCGAACTTTGAAGACattgataaattgaaaaaacaaagagatttatcttctttaaaaaatctattgaaAGAAAACTCTTCTAATGTAGATGAAAATGAATCTTTAAAAACCACCTCTTCTGCAAGACCTAATTCTTCAAATGAAACTCAAAGTCTCATTGATTTATAA
- the LOC129908889 gene encoding ribonuclease P protein subunit p40-like isoform X2 — translation MLCPEVWKFNANKNNTLYQTGNYDSKGKKALDKTLQNKFFNRMVSIILPECESIPEPIQQLIKTADYYLVRNLRLCELVRKDFVEAFIKRGRLTGILLQSGIFSESENKVYVTPDGKLNIVICKDLYQSLGLEGRPIGHTKERFEITIDLKNNNFVEQPKLHNRIKNALSNSEIERFDFQLTWESIDSSICPSSIAKFFKDIGYNVEQHSIQTQLAQKYNLKIPNEAFSKSDSKIAYQVAEYFGFIMLECDMNSAEELNSYCPSFNLNFDGQQTMGCIILHCKGLMSSDFVSNLFDALRLSSDVSKSVIFNINGEQFPTKRNTEQTFVWLKDNKYLFFTT, via the exons ATGTTGTGTCCTGAAGTATGgaaatttaatgcaaataaaaataatacactttATCAAACGGGTAACTATGATAGCAAAGGAAAAAAAGCGCTAgataaaacattacaaaataAGTTCTTCAACCGTATG GTTTCCATAATTTTACCAGAATGCGAAAGTATACCGGAGCCTATACAACAACTTATTAAGACTGCCGATTACTACTTGGTTAGAAACCTAAGGCTTTGTGAACTTGTACGTAAAGATTTTGTGGAAGCTTTTATAAAAAGAG GAAGGCTAACAGGAATCTTGTTACAAAGTGGTATTTTCAGTGAATCTGAGAATAAAGTTTACGTGACTCCAGATGGTAAATTGAATATCGTTATTTGCAAAGATCTTTACCAAAGTCTTGGTTTAGAGGGGCGACCCATCGGACATACAAAGGAACGATTTG aaattaccATTGAccttaaaaacaacaattttgttgaACAACCCAAATTACATAATCGGATCAAAAATGCACTTTCAAATTCTGAAATCGAACGATTTGATTTTCAACTCACATGGGAATCAATCGATTCCAGTATTTGTCCGTCATCTATTGCAAAATTCTTCAAAGATATTGGATATAATGTTGAACAGCATAGCATACAAACACAATTGGCACAAAAATACAATCTGAAGATACCAAATGAagcattttcaaaaagtgaTTCTAAAATAGCATATCAAGTCGCGGAGTATTTTGGATTCATTATGCTTGAATGTGATATGAATTCTGCCGAAGAATTAAATTCATATTGCCCAAGTTTCAATTTGAATTTCGATGGTCAACAAACAATGGGATGCATCATTTTACATTGTAAAGGACTTATGAGCTCTGATTTTGTTTCGAATCTATTCGATGCATTACg attATCATCAGACGTTTCTAAATCTGTTATATTCAATATTAATGGAGAACAATTTCCTACGAAAAGAAACACAGAGCAAACATTTGTTTGGTTAAAGGATAATAAATACCTTTTCTTTACAACATAA
- the LOC129908889 gene encoding uncharacterized protein LOC129908889 isoform X1 has product MPKYKKPPTLEDLALKASVVWLSNFGRKFMKNIRILSKNDAQKATEILKECLKTAHDIFEYNVPHYLFDRVGQEVFKTTPKLIDDVKSCLRASSSISEYLSQVNVAVGLAEVIISPYLRQLDFMEVPKMMRHMFYTKLSCMPGIQYLNLSSMSGGWKTSQMEPIVLNGLASMKNLRTLVLNYDCTDTILELLAKACPYLHTLDVCSSKSITNNSVKYLSNLSNLRVLQLYSTSVTIDGYATLFIKMPFLQDIGRFDDIGRCLEYVYMKYQSYEAKDIPQLQLRVFSSRFVVTKHLQILAEFCPEITTVLLFHNPLLNDLMALIAINKLSVLKLLSCDFFGDQVRDVLQVKGCNLTHLHLEHVDQLDMNALIYISQYCPDLKILTFYYCDFIESTSLYIRKLEIPPFMNLEKLTITSACFEQHMEFLMSNCFKIKTVHIGTMAPTTDALIDAILSKNPMEHLDSLNIAFSNGLSIRTAYKLVEVCPNLRMLGELGSWALINEFELECFKMFIATRNFDLDIQTFARYSGEPQDSEA; this is encoded by the coding sequence ATGCCTAAATACAAAAAGCCACCAACACTAGAGGATTTGGCATTGAAAGCCTCTGTGGTATGGCTAAGTAATTTTGGAAGGAAATTTATGAAGAATATCCGAATACTTTCCAAAAATGATGCTCAGAAAGCTACTGAAATCTTAAAAGAATGTCTCAAAACCGCACACGATATATTTGAGTACAATGTTCCACACTACCTTTTTGATCGTGTTGGCCAagaagttttcaaaacaacaccaAAGCTGATAGACGATGTCAAGAGCTGTTTGCGAGCATCTTCATCTATAAGCGAATACCTTAGCCAAGTGAATGTCGCTGTTGGACTGGCTGAAGTTATAATATCACCATATCTTCGTCAATTGGATTTTATGGAAGTTCCGAAAATGATGCGACACATGTTTTACACAAAGCTATCATGTATGCCAGGCATACAGTATTTGAATTTAAGTTCAATGTCCGGTGGATGGAAGACATCTCAAATGGAACCAATTGTTTTAAATGGACTAGCAAGCATGAAGAATTTAAGAACTTTAGTGCTAAATTATGACTGTACGGATACAATATTAGAGCTTTTGGCAAAAGCTTGTCCATATTTGCACACATTAGATGTATGTTCTTCCAAATCAATCACAAACAACAGTGTCAAGTATCTCAGTAACTTGTCAAATCTGCGCGTGTTACAATTATATAGTACTTCAGTGACCATAGATGGATACGCGACGTTGTTTATTAAAATGCCATTTTTGCAGGATATCGGAAGATTCGATGACATTGGACGTTGCCTGGAATATGTTTATATGAAATACCAAAGCTATGAAGCCAAAGATATTCCACAATTACAACTGAGAGTTTTTTCAAGTCGTTTCGTTGTAACTAAGCACTTGCAAATACTTGCTGAATTTTGTCCTGAAATTACAACAGTTCTTCTGTTTCATAATCCTCTATTAAACGATCTCATGGCACTAATTGCAATCAACAAACTTTCTGTGCTAAAACTTCTCTCGTGTGATTTTTTTGGTGATCAAGTGCGAGATGTTCTTCAAGTCAAAGGATGCAATCTAACTCATTTACACTTGGAACACGTCGATCAGCTTGACATGAATGCATTGATCTACATAAGTCAATATTGTCCGGATCTAAAGATTCTTACATTCTACTATTGCGACTTTATTGAAAGTACATCTTTGTACATACGAAAACTAGAAATACCACCTTTTATGAATTTGGAAAAGCTTACGATTACTTCAGCTTGCTTCGAACAACACATGGAATTTCTCATGtcgaattgttttaaaatcaaaaccGTACATATTGGCACAATGGCACCAACAACCGACGCACTAATCGATGCAATACTTAGTAAGAATCCAATGGAGCATTTGGATTCACTTAATATTGCTTTCTCCAATGGATTATCAATTAGGACCGCTTATAAATTGGTAGAAGTTTGTCCCAATCTAAGAATGCTCGGTGAACTTGGTAGCTGGGCACTGATCAACGAATTTGAATTagaatgttttaaaatgtttatcgCAACTAGAAACTTTGATTTGGATATTCAGACTTTTGCTAGATATAGCGGTGAGCCACAGGACTCTGAAGCGTGA